A region from the Sphaerodactylus townsendi isolate TG3544 linkage group LG01, MPM_Stown_v2.3, whole genome shotgun sequence genome encodes:
- the LOC125432363 gene encoding protein ZBED8-like — MDRAEKNVKKRKFREDFLQYGFTSIITAGIEKPQCVICCKVLSAESMKPNKLKRHFDSKHSNFAGKDTNDCRSKADGLKKARLDTGGKFHKQNIAAVEASYLVALRIARAMKPHTIAKDLLLPGAKDIVRVMIGDEFVMKLSAISLSNDTVRRRIDDMSADILDQVIQEIKSAPLPIFSIQLAESTDVANCSQLLVYVRYINDGDFKDEFLFCKPLETTTTAHDVFDRVGSFLKEHKISWEKICGVCTVGASAMLGCQSGFQRLVLNESPKVIGTHCMIQRQILSTKMLPQELQEVMNSVISSVNFVKASALNSRLFSQLCNELDAPNNALLFPTAVRWLSRGKVLKHVFELHDELKTFFNQKARPQFEALFSDKSELQKIAYLVDIFAILNELNVSLQGPNATCLDLSEKIRSFQMKLQLWQKKLDENKTYMLPTLSAFFEEHDIEPDKRITMIISVKEHLRMLADEISLYFPNPPDTPFALASSPFTVNVEDVPETAREEFTELINSDAARTDFSTMPVTKFWIKCLQSYPVLSETVLRLLLPFPTTYLCETGFSSLLVIKSKSRRRLVVEDDLRCALAKTAPRISDLVRKKQSQPSH; from the coding sequence ATGGATCGTGCAGAGAAGAACGTTAAGAAAAGAAAATTTAGAGAGGATTTTTTACAGTATGGTTTTACCTCCATAATCACAGCAGGAATTGAGAAACCGCAATGTGTCATCTGTTGTAAAGTTCTATCAGCCGAATCTATGaagccaaacaaactaaaacgCCATTTTGATAGCAAGCATTCGAACTTTGCTGGCAAGGACACCAACGATTGTAGAAGCAAAGCTGATGGACTCAAGAAAGCCAGACTTGACACTGGTGGCAAGTTCCACAAACAAAACATAGCAGCCGTTGAAGCTTCATATTTGGTAGCACTCAGAATCGCCAGAGCTATGAAACCTCACACCATCGCTAAGGATTTACTGTTGCCAGGGGCCAAAGACATTGTTCGAGTTATGATCGGAGACGAATTTGTTATGAAATTGAGTGCAATTTCCTTATCTAACGATACTGTCCGCAGAAGAATAGATGACATGTCTGCTGATATTCTTGATCAGGTAATCCAGGAAATTAAATCTGCTCCACTTCCAATATttagtatccagcttgctgaatCTACAGACGTTGCAAACTGTTCACAGTTATTGGTTTACGTGAGGTATATTAATGATGGCGACTTTAAAGATGAGTTTCTTTTTTGCAAACCTCTTGAAACGACAACTACTGCACATGATGTATTTGACAGAGTTGGTTCATTTCTGAAAGAGCATAAGATCTCTTGGGAAAAGAtttgtggtgtttgcacagttgGTGCTTCAGCTATGCTAGGATGTCAATCTGGATTTCAACGTTTGGTACTGAACGAGTCACCAAAAGTAATCGGAACTCACTGTATGATTCAACGGCAAATATTATCAACGAAGATGCTGCCACAAGAGTTACAAGAAGTAATGAACAGCGTCATAAGTTCTGTCAATTTTGTAAAGGCGAGCGCTTTAAACAGTCGACTGTTTTCGCAACTGTGCAACGAGTTGGATGCGCCGAACAATGCTCTGCTATTTCCCACTGCAGTGAGATGGTTGTCGAGAGGAAAAGTTTTAAAACACGTTTTTGAGCTTCATGACGAACTCAAAACGTTTTTTAATCAGAAAGCAAGACCGCAGTTCGAAGCGCTTTTCAGCGATAAAAGTGAACTGCAGAAAATAGCGTACTTGGTTGACATCTTTGCCATCTTGAATGAGTTAAATGTATCACTGCAAGGACCAAATGCAACATGCCTCGATTTGTCTGAAAAGATCCGATCGTTCCAAATGAAACTTCagctttggcaaaaaaaattggatGAAAATAAAACTTACATGTTGCCTACCTTATCTGCTTTCTTTGAGGAACATGACATTGAACCAGACAAAAGGATTACGATGATAATTTCTGTGAAAGAACACTTGCGCATGCTTGCAGACGAAATTTCATTGTACTTTCCAAATCCACCTGACACCCCGTTTGCACTTGCCAGCAGCCCATTCACAGTCAACGTTGAAGACGTTCCTGAGACAGCACGAGAGGAGTTCACTGAACTTATTAACAGCGATGCAGCGAGAACTGATTTCTCTACAATGCCAGTTACAAAATTCTGGATCAAGTGTTTGCAGTCATATCCTGTTCTGTCTGAGACTGTGTTGCgccttcttcttccatttccaaCAACATATCTTTGTGAAACAGGGTTTTCCAGCTTGTTGGTTATCAAATCTAAATCCAGAAGAAGACTTGTGGTGGAAGATGATCTTCGTTGTGCTCTTGCAAAGACTGCCCCAAGAATTTCTGATCTGGTGAGAAAGAAGCAATCTCAACCTTCCCACTGA